The genomic segment TCCCCTGAATTCCTCTCAAGTGTGGCTGGttttctcttccatcttctgGGTGCAGCACACTGGTCTGCTGGTTCTTCTACCATTCCAGGAAAATCTCCTCTTCAGAGCCTTTGCAAGGATATACCTTTTGCCTGGAATTCAAATAGCTACCTCTCTTATTTCTTACAAGTGCTTCCTCAAATGGCATCTCCTCAATGAAGCCATATATAATTACTCTTTTAAACCTCTAGCCCTCCCACCCTGCCACACATAGGATTTCTAATTTCCCTGTCCTGCTCTCCTTTAACTATTTTTCCATGACACCAATCACCTTAGAGAATGCCATGCAATAGACTTACATATTatgtattttgttcattgtttatcTGTCCCTTGCTTAATTTCAAATTCCCCAGGGGCAGGGATCCTTGGCTGTTTTGCTTGAGTAAGGTATCTCAAGGATCTACAACAGcaccaggcacatagtaggtactccaataaatatttcttgagtgaaAGTATCAATTTGTACCACAATATTATGAGGAACACACAATTATTTTTCCGACAATAAAGCTGAAACTTAGACAATATACATAAAGTATTAAAGGTCACACTACTTGTAATGGAATAACTTGGATTCCAATTCAAGCCTTCTCCCTAGAGCTTACACCCACTACTCCACACCCAGTGGTGTTTGCCAGCATTGGATGAGGGAGAGGAAGATTCTGAAATGAAGGAGGGAATAGGAAGGTGGAGAAGGGGCtagaaataaatctctgtgtGCCAAGCTGAGCAGTTTAAACTACATTCCATAGCAGAACCTCTTGAATAGTGGTTCAAATTGAATAGTGACATAATTAAATCTGTATCTTAGAAAGATAATTCAAAGAGCTGCCAACTGGAAAAGTGAAAGTCAACAAAATGCTAGTGGAAAGAAACACCACATTTAATGGAACCAAATGCAACTCTAAAATTTCCACAGCTAAGATGACTCCCCTCCCTACTAATTCATTAATAGGTAGTTCTTTCACTCCAGTTCTCACTTAGAAAAGGTCTGACACAGCATAAATAGTTGTGAACTTAtactttattcatatatattagaTATTGATAATCTTAACAAATGAGTTACTTTCCATTTGGGTACAGTCACAGTTGTCAACAATATTTGGAAGCACCAGGCATGAAATCTCTTGAGATGCTATGTTTTCATCAGGGTCACCTGACACATTCAAGTTCTGTCTGACAGACCATTAAAGCAGTGGCTCAGAATGCAGGCAAGTTTTCAAACAGGCAGTAACTGGATAGTATCACTTCACTTATAAGTATTCATTATATCATCAAGTGAAATAAACACACAACCCACAGGATCTTGCTTAGGTTGGCTGCCTAGGTGGCCCCTGAGATAAAGCCTTGTAATCACATAGCCTCGCCTAATTAGTCAGAAAACAAAGGATTAAGTGAAACAGTCACAGGATATAggaattataaataatacatatattaatagatATTCATTTTCATTACACAAAAGTTGCTATTATAAATACTTATTTGATTGATGAGTCTAAAAATATATTCCCCatataaataatgttaaatattaataaatagatttagatttaaaattcaaatagtgCAGGCAGGACAACCATTATTGGGATGCTCTTCGACCTCGAAACATCTGACTCCTTTTTCGCTTCCCTATTTTAGCTGCTGGCGACAGTTCAGCCATCACTTGGATGAGTTCATGTACTGCTTTGCGTTGGACATTCGAGTCAGTTACCTATtgggaaagaaaagagcaaaattaATTTCAGGCATATAAGCCATCAGGATATTCAGTTAATGGCATGATGGTCagtgaaaataaaactattcctttaaaaaaaatggaccATATTACCTTAATATACAATATTTACTTCTTCAGCAGTTGAGGCTAAAAATTACAATTACATTACTAGTTGTGCAATGATGTGGTGGAGTCCGTCACATATCTTTAAATCTACTCCCATAGAATTCTTGAAATCATATAGTGAAAAGACCCCTGGTGTGGAGTCAATGTAAAAAGGTGGATCTGAATCTCATGCGTGCAATAATTCTGACCTTGAGCCAGCTACTTAACCTTTTGGAacctctattttctcatctaaaggaagagaagactgtTTCTATGACCTCTCTATCATCAATCTACCAATTATATCACTTTATACTTTAGTCTCTCCTGTATGTATCAAATGAGTAACTATAGGTCAATGATTCTCACTATTGTGCATAGCAGATTAACCTGGAAACCTAATAAAGACCTCAGAGATCCAGGGGCACGAATTGGAAGGACTGTGTCCTGTGCATTCActaagctccccaggtgattctgacatccacctaagtttgagaaccactgatctaggtTAGGTACCCTAGAAAACATCAAATCCAAAACAAGtgaaaactgtaatttttaatttctcccaGATTAGGTCAGTCTCTCAATTTCCATAATAGGTTTTAAAATAACCACCAATCATATTTATATATGGCTTACtgatatataaagtttaaaattaggAATTGCAACAACTTTTTCAGTACCCTACCTTCTAGGCCAGCAAATTGAACTACTTGCATTTCCTCACTCTAACTAATAGGGCCATTTAGGTGATTTCATTCTTCCTAAAATGTGGACCATTTACTTTCCTCTTGACTCTgccattatattttttctaatcttgGGAACACTATGGCTACCTCGCCACATTTCTGAGGATGGCTGGGGGATTACAGGCTACAGGGCTAATTATGAAAGGGCATAACATACCTCAGCTTAGCAACTGAGCCAAAGAGAACAATAATTAATAGAGCTCACTCAAGATTGCCCATCAAGAAACAGGAGGTTTGTAGCTTCCAGAAGGAAGAAacccacagatttttttttcacttttttaaggCCCAGTTCCTGCGGAGTAGAAGAAGTTTTCTACAAGCTGTGTGTTTGCAAGTGACAGATTTTACTTTCCAGTGTTCAAATCATCACCAAGAAACTAAGAGACTTATCCAGGACGGAACAGTAAGCCAGGGGCACCACTGGGTTAGTGGCAAGTGCTGAGTGTCTAGTTTCTAACCAAAGGAGACCTGTTGCCATGTCTCTCCTTTCAGTTTCTGGGGGTTCACATGAGAGGAGTGAGAGGCAGGCCCGGCAATAGTGAAAGCTGAGCACAAATCCTAAGAGCACAAATGCCAGCTTGAGCTCTCATTTGAGCCCATTTATATCAAAGCCAATCCCAAAGGAATCTAGAGGTCTTTGTCTTCtagataaaattttgaaaaacgtGTTTTGTCTTTATGCCTCAATGTTATCTTTCTGTTTATAGAAGGcataatttaaagataatttaaagatACAAGTTCATGAGGTATGACTTAGGAGTCTAAGGAGTTCTCCAGCTGAGATATTCTGAAAGTTGATAGAGACTTGATAGAACAATGTTTTCATAAGCTATAAATTCTACCTATTTTTCcctaaaaacaaacagcaaccATTCTTGCTTCTAATGAGGCAGTACAATCTGATAGGTTGGCTAGAGACTTGCAGTGGGGTGCACTGGTACCTACTCAAAGGCTGTAGCTTTCTTCTATCTCATTCTCATTTTCTATTCTTGGCATTGTAGAGTTTTGGAGCAAAGAATGTCATCAAACTTATGCAGTGAACCTAACAGTTTCCTTTTAAGATGAGGGCACTGAGCCCCAGCCAGCCATGTGATTCATCACAGTTCCctggtggctgagatgggaggagaaCACACATCTTCTCAGCTCCTCCCACTGCTCTTTCCATTAAGACAGACAGCCTCTCATTCAAAGTAAGAGAATTTCCATCATATGAGCAAAGGACAATGAGAGAATTGCTTCTCAGTACTCCCCACTACTTCCTCACCTACTTCCTCTTCATTGGATTTGTCAATTCACCTGTCTTTACACAATAGTTACAATGCCAGCATTTTTCTACATTACATACTTCAGTGATTCCCATACTGGCTTTGCAAAGTCATCCAAACACAAATAGAATTAGTAAGAGTTTCAGCTACGGGTTGAGTTCATAGCTTTAGCAACTGTTAAATAGCTAATGTCTACTTTCTGGAGAACAAATGCTTTGCAAGACCTTCCGCAATGAAaccaaagaaagaatttaaagagCCTTACCGAATAATTGGTCAGCTTTTCAAAGTCATCCCgtttctttttgttgctattgaAAAACTTGACATTAATGTCTTCCTTGATGGTCTCCACACTCTTTTGGATCCTCTGGTCatctttgaagtttttaaaaagtttgaagtAAAAGGAGACAATTTGGCTCTGCATTATTTTTCTGTCACTCTCCTTGGAAGGAAAGAACACAAACAGAGGATGATGTGTATTTATCCATCAGAAAGCAAGCAACAGGAAAATTAGCCAAATGGGAATATTCAGCTTACCTCTTTCCAATTCCTCAAGATGTCTAAGAAAAGAGTTCCATTATCTGCTACATCTGGATCACCTgcattctgggaaaaaaaaaaaaagggtttacAATTAGCCCATaaattgtcttaaaaatatatttcaagtttCATTAAACTCAGATGTGACAATATTCACTGATTTCCTTTTCAATTCTTCTGCTTAGTTCTAACAATAAGTGTTCACAAAATGTTTATGTGAGATATAGCCAAAGACTACTATGCTcttttagcttttttattttccaacataACCATTAAATTGCAATGTCACAAAGGAGTTAAACAAAGCTGATGATACTCCAAGGTTCTCAAAAACTATAGTAGGctaaagaaagtattttcaagCTAGgctaaaaaatacagaacaaaaaacaGCAAAGCCACCCCACTATAAAATGCTGCCCCCCAATGGCACAGGTTTCTATTACATCTACTATGCCTTCCTGTAGGGTATTATGTCAACTTTAAAAGATAGTTccaaacgtgtgtgtgtgtgtgtgtgtgtgtgtggtctgatTTTGTGTTGTAGGAATAAAATTAATTGTGAATGTCTGAATATTAGTATGACAGCTATAATTATAATAactaagttttaaataaataatgaaatatttaaaatgtaaaaacttttcATTAAccatcaataaaattttaaaagaaactcaaaaaactcacttaaaatttttaaacattccaTAGCCAGAATCATAATTCCTACAAAATCCCAGTGAGCAACTAAGTTCAGGAGTAATTCACAAGGAATATAGATAGAGCAGCAGAATGTTGAAATAACTTTTTGGAGAAAATCACctatcagtgatttttttaagcCAAAACTTTAAGGaccttttttactttaatttgtaAACGTTTCCTATTAACTTTTGAATGCTAATCTTGACCTTAGAGTCTGAGAAGTCAAAAACTAATAGCCaatcatttttttcaatatgCATACTCCTTGACTTATCACATCTGAATGAGTTCTCACCACAAAATTATTAACATCATTATGCTTCATATCCATATTATGCCCATCTTTGGGAAGATTCATAAATCCCTTTTAAGTCTCTATACAAACTGAGCAGAAGGTTAAAACAATATCTAGATTATGTAGTCAAGAAACTCATCCAGtcaataattaacaaaataaaaccagatCTCAAAATGACTGCGTACGAGAGGACAGTCTATCAGAGATGCTACAGCAAGTCAATATTCAGTCAttttcaaccaaaaaaag from the Macaca thibetana thibetana isolate TM-01 chromosome 11, ASM2454274v1, whole genome shotgun sequence genome contains:
- the IFNG gene encoding interferon gamma; translation: MKYTSYILAFQLCIVLGSLGCYCQDPYVKEAENLKKYFNAGDPDVADNGTLFLDILRNWKEESDRKIMQSQIVSFYFKLFKNFKDDQRIQKSVETIKEDINVKFFNSNKKKRDDFEKLTNYSVTDSNVQRKAVHELIQVMAELSPAAKIGKRKRSQMFRGRRASQ